One genomic region from Pyrobaculum islandicum DSM 4184 encodes:
- a CDS encoding RecB-family nuclease — protein sequence MEVLVAAYNVSSVPKMLELAKVTYGFGLKRFILIKVFGAAAQQIGDLFKLAFKMGGEVLVFNDIADAVDILKPDIIYALGRPDRDTKPIEKVDGKIMLLVHGADLSFSPRELPPGAIMSHAVAKDIGSTGQLAIALYRLLGA from the coding sequence ATGGAGGTGCTTGTGGCAGCATATAATGTAAGTTCTGTGCCAAAGATGTTAGAACTAGCCAAAGTTACATATGGCTTTGGCTTAAAACGATTTATACTCATTAAGGTGTTTGGAGCGGCGGCGCAACAGATAGGAGACCTCTTTAAGCTTGCGTTTAAAATGGGCGGAGAGGTATTAGTATTTAACGACATAGCCGATGCAGTGGATATTTTAAAACCAGATATTATATATGCATTAGGGCGCCCCGACAGAGATACAAAACCTATAGAGAAGGTAGATGGGAAAATTATGTTATTAGTACATGGGGCGGACTTGTCGTTTTCGCCTAGAGAACTACCCCCAGGCGCAATTATGAGCCACGCCGTGGCAAAAGACATAGGCTCAACAGGACAGCTTGCGATTGCGCTATATAGATTACTAGGCGCCTAG
- a CDS encoding Hsp20/alpha crystallin family protein encodes MEDFKRAIEEVTKSFQKMIEEIKEKRDYHLVEEGDGIRIEIDMPGLEASDISLSVTKDGSLIKAEGARGDRKYSKLIRLPVRIDPSTASALYKNGVLIITAKKIREEEIKIPVRG; translated from the coding sequence ATGGAAGATTTCAAAAGAGCTATAGAAGAGGTGACAAAGTCGTTTCAAAAAATGATTGAGGAAATTAAAGAAAAGAGAGACTATCATCTCGTTGAAGAAGGCGACGGGATTAGGATAGAGATAGATATGCCGGGGCTTGAGGCTAGCGATATATCTCTTTCGGTAACAAAAGACGGCTCGTTAATTAAGGCCGAGGGCGCTAGAGGAGATAGAAAATATTCAAAACTTATACGTCTGCCAGTTAGGATAGACCCCTCTACAGCATCTGCTTTGTATAAAAACGGCGTGCTTATAATTACGGCTAAGAAAATCAGAGAAGAGGAAATAAAAATCCCAGTCCGTGGCTAG
- a CDS encoding ABC transporter permease, with product MTELLLLLIIQALLASVPILLASLGEILMERSGVVNIGLEGIMLLGAFVAPLAVDYLRYRVGMWLPDLVWPIIAMSAAIAIGASVGLIHGYISTYLAGDQIISGVAINLFAAGAVAYGIQAYWGVAGYKQVPDWAKADPMWVTVFTFIVAGIMWYVLFKSRVGIIIRACGEDPDSAYNMGIDVYKVRLLSTIIGSALASLAGAYLSTAYLSVVTKEISAGRGFIALANVVFSNWNPLLAIVGAFIFGFFDALSYWLQTVGVARYEITRMIPYIATLLIVAGVIGRAKPPRAVGKVFRRE from the coding sequence ATGACAGAACTACTCCTTCTTCTAATCATACAAGCGCTTTTGGCATCTGTGCCGATTCTTCTCGCTTCTTTAGGCGAGATTCTAATGGAGCGTAGCGGTGTTGTTAACATAGGGCTGGAGGGGATAATGTTACTGGGTGCGTTTGTCGCTCCTCTAGCGGTAGATTATCTCCGTTACCGCGTGGGGATGTGGTTGCCAGACCTCGTATGGCCGATAATTGCTATGTCGGCTGCTATTGCCATAGGCGCCTCAGTGGGATTGATACATGGCTATATCTCAACATATCTAGCCGGCGATCAGATTATCAGCGGAGTTGCAATAAACCTATTTGCGGCGGGGGCTGTGGCCTACGGTATACAAGCTTATTGGGGTGTGGCTGGATATAAACAAGTACCAGATTGGGCAAAGGCAGATCCCATGTGGGTTACTGTTTTTACATTTATCGTTGCGGGGATCATGTGGTATGTCTTATTTAAATCTAGAGTGGGCATTATAATTAGGGCGTGTGGCGAGGATCCAGACTCGGCGTATAACATGGGCATAGATGTATACAAGGTGAGGTTACTCTCTACGATTATTGGGTCGGCATTGGCATCTTTAGCCGGGGCGTATCTAAGCACCGCGTATCTCTCTGTCGTTACAAAGGAGATTTCTGCAGGGAGGGGGTTTATAGCGCTTGCCAACGTTGTATTCTCCAATTGGAATCCCCTGTTGGCCATTGTCGGAGCTTTTATATTTGGCTTTTTTGACGCTTTGTCATATTGGCTACAGACAGTGGGCGTAGCTAGATATGAAATAACTAGGATGATTCCGTATATCGCAACGTTGTTGATAGTTGCGGGAGTAATTGGGAGGGCTAAGCCGCCGAGGGCCGTCGGCAAAGTCTTTAGAAGAGAATAA
- a CDS encoding ABC transporter permease yields MRIPLPLLDVVLTLVTAFAIGAVVMWISGYDPIMSYRSMLFTPLLDYTYFFSALAFSAPIVLTGLTFAVGLRAGLFNIGAEGQVYMGALGAVVAAYITKSSLALPLALFIGLTLACVWSLVPALLKIWRGVNEVITTIMMNWIAYWVVIMAVSTVFTNPLQPEESIKTPEPARLTPLVAGTDLTAAVPLSYIIALFVYIFVKYSVWGYRISISGQNPIVAKSYGIEPMRSIMLSFLIGALTAGVAGVMQVVAKPPSYSLMRNLANVYGLGFDGITAAMLGRGHPIGVAIAALFLGVLQEGARHMQIEAGTPFEFVRIIQGVIILLLAIQMLKKT; encoded by the coding sequence ATGAGGATACCTCTTCCATTGTTAGACGTAGTTCTTACGCTTGTCACCGCCTTTGCCATAGGCGCAGTAGTTATGTGGATCTCTGGATACGACCCAATAATGTCGTATAGATCTATGTTATTTACCCCGCTCTTAGACTATACATATTTCTTTTCTGCACTGGCCTTTTCGGCGCCAATAGTTCTAACCGGTCTTACCTTCGCCGTAGGTTTAAGAGCAGGTTTGTTTAACATAGGTGCAGAGGGCCAAGTATATATGGGGGCTTTGGGCGCTGTAGTTGCGGCATATATTACAAAGAGTAGTTTGGCGTTACCTCTTGCGTTGTTTATAGGGTTGACTTTAGCTTGTGTTTGGTCTTTAGTACCTGCTCTTCTTAAAATCTGGAGAGGGGTAAACGAGGTGATAACTACTATAATGATGAATTGGATTGCGTATTGGGTTGTAATAATGGCTGTGTCTACAGTATTTACAAATCCTCTTCAGCCAGAGGAGTCTATAAAAACACCTGAGCCAGCGCGTCTAACGCCGCTAGTAGCTGGGACAGATCTCACGGCGGCAGTTCCGTTGTCTTATATAATAGCTTTGTTTGTTTATATCTTTGTTAAATACAGTGTATGGGGCTATCGAATTTCTATAAGCGGTCAAAACCCAATAGTAGCTAAGTCCTACGGCATTGAGCCTATGCGGTCGATAATGCTGTCGTTTTTAATAGGCGCATTAACGGCGGGCGTTGCCGGCGTTATGCAAGTGGTCGCCAAGCCGCCGTCTTATAGCTTAATGAGAAATCTCGCCAATGTTTATGGCTTAGGTTTCGACGGAATTACCGCAGCTATGTTAGGCCGCGGACATCCCATAGGCGTGGCTATTGCGGCGTTATTCCTCGGCGTTTTACAAGAAGGTGCGAGACATATGCAAATAGAGGCTGGAACGCCCTTTGAGTTTGTGAGGATAATACAAGGCGTTATAATATTGTTATTAGCTATACAGATGTTAAAAAAGACATGA